AGGTTTCCGAGCGGCAGCGCGTCTTTACCCTGGAGTTTGATTTCTGCAAGCCAGCTTGTGATTTTGCGTGTAACAAACTCCAATCCACGCAACTCGGATTCATGATTGAACAAGATCCCTGAGGTCGCGAACATGTCATACGCTTGCCGGTAGTTGACCACCAGAGAATGCGCCCCCAGTTTTGAAATAGCGTAGGGACTGAGCGGATTGAACGGCGTTTTTTCAGTCTGCGGCTTCTCCAGAACGTCGCCATACATCTCAGACGTGGAGGCCTGATAGAGTTTTGTATCCAGCTTCAAGATGCGCATGGCTTCAAGGATGTTCAGCACACCCATGTAGTTCACGTCAGAGGTGTAATGCGGAAACTGGAAACTGTCGGCAACGAAACTTTGCGCTGCAAGATTATAGATCTGATCCGGTCTGATCTCGTTCAAGACATTCTGAACATTGGCAAATTCGGTCACTTCCAAAGTGCAGTAGTTGATCTTGTCCCGGATGCCGAGTTCATTCAGACGGCCGGTCTTGGAGGTGCTGCCCCGGCGCATCGCTCCATAGACTTCATGCCCTTTTTCCAGAAGGCCACGCGCCAGAAATGCTCCATCCTGACCGGAAATCCCGGTAATCAGCACCTTAGCCATTTTTTTCTCCTAACTGCCGGATAGCCTTGTCAAAGCCATCACCCTCAGACAGGTGCCCCTGCCAGATTTCCAGAACTTTGCGGCCTGGTCCGTTAATATATTGCGTTGGGTCTCCAAGATCCCCTTCGCCAAACTCAATGCCCTCGCCGTCAATTCCCACTGCATCCGCAATGTGGATATGCCTGGAGAGCGGCATAAGCCTTGCGCACCAAACGGCCCAATCCGCTTTTGAGTAGTTCGCGGACAGGATCAAGTGGGACAAGTCCAGGCACAGCTCCATGCCGATGGACGTGATGATATCAATGTCATCCTCACCGCAGAACATGTCGAGGACTTCGGCACCGCCGAAGTACCAGGCAATTCGCGGGAGCCACTGCGGATAAATGGGAGCTCCACGATCACGGCCAGCCTTGAGAAGAGATGCATGTAACCGGTCATAGGTCGCAGCCTTGCCCGCCGGAAGGATCCGGGAAAAGCTGCCCACGATCGGAACACTTGCCCCTGAGTGCCGCTCAAGCTCCAGAGCCAAATCAACACAGGTTTCGATTACTTTCAGGCTTCGGCTTTGGGTGTCGGCATCCGCAGCCAATGGGTCGATCAGAGTTTTGCTATCAATGTAGTCCGGAATGTGAATTGAGTAATGGCGGTTCAGATCCAAACCCGCCAACCCGTCATCCATGGATGCGCCAAACTTTGCAACTTCTTCGTAGGACAGATGAAGTTCGTTGTTTTTGATTGGAAACCGCGATTGGAGCACGGCGGCATCGTGCAGACGAATTGGTATGGACAGCTGCTTCTCGTCGCAGAACCCGACCAATTCGGACTCAAGCGGCGGTTTCGGTTCGGTGAAATGCAGTTCTGAAATGGCAACCCCCTCAGCCACTGGCCGCCGAATGTTTGTAAGCTGCCGTTTTTGCAGTTCAGACCAGGTCAGTCCTTTCCGGGGTGCTTTTACAACGACATTGACCTCGCTCAGTGTCTCGCCTGGCTCAATCGCGCGGCTGGCATACAATGATGATCCAAGGTTCTGCATGTTTATACGTTCACCTTGATTGATCTCCCGTTTTCCAGATCCTTGGACTGTGGAATAGGCATTGAGCAGCCGGCACATGCGAATGAACTCCGCCGGGTCAGAAGATGAACTGTCATCAATGCCCTTGCCGTTCTTGTCCATCGTCAAATGGCGTTCAAACACCGTCGCGCCGTTCCCAGCGGCAACAAGGCAAACTTCCCAATCCTGGTCGTGGCTCGAATAGCCAATTTCCGCATCGGTCTTTTGCTTCAGCGCTTCAATGAATTTCATCTGCTGGTTTCCGAGCAGAACGGGGTAGTTCGAAATGCAATGGAGGTAGCAAACATCAGGCACATGGCGCGTAGAGTCTATGGCGCGAAAGATATCCTCTTCGGTGTGCCCACCTGTACTTAAGATCAAAGGCTTGCCAAGCGACGCCATTGAACTCACAAGATCGTTGTTCATGAGTTCAGCTGACGGGACCTTGAAAAAATCAAATGTATTCAGCTGATCCCCGAAATTACCGGCATCTTCAAACTTGAAGAAACTGATGCCGGCGGCCAACCCTTTGTTCTTGATGTATTGAGCCAGCGCCAGGATGTCTTCAGGTGGAATGTAACTGTCATCAATCTCTTTGCTCAGGATCTCATCGCCAATCTCGCTCACAGCCTGGTAGAACCCGGCCTGACCGCGATACTGAAATTTTACCCCCCAGGCACCCGCGGAGGCGGCAACATCGATAAGCTGTTCAGCGACTTGCGATGACCCGCGATGGTTGATACCGAGTTCGGCAATAATCTTCATCCGTCCCTATCCCAACCCGGAATTGATCTTTTGCGCGCCTACTCAAAACCCGCAGCGCATTTACAAAGGTTATTGCATGCAGAACGCCGTGGATATTGAACGGCCTCGCGTTGGGGGAACCGTCCACAGCTTAACTAAGCATTTGCAGGGGTTTGACTGCATAAGAGGTAAATGCACCGCAGAGATTGACTTCCTGAGCCAGGCAAAGAAATAGGCCGGGTCGCCCCGGCCTTTGTGATTCTCAGTCAGTGAAAAAAGCCCGTTAGCCGACGAAAGCGCGTTCGACAACGAACTCTGCAGGCTTGTTGTTGGCGCCTTCGGTGAGGCCCGCTTCTTCCAGCAGCGCCTTGGTATCGCGCAACATGTCCATGGAGCCGCAGATCATGCCCCGGTCAATCGCCGGATCAAGCGGCGGAACGCCGAGGTCTTCAAAAAGCTTGCCCGACTGGATCAGATCGGTGATCCGGCCTTGGCGCGGAAAGTCTTCCCGGGTGACCGAGGTGTAGTGAACCAGCTTGTCTTTTGCGAACTCACCGATCAACGGGTCATTGAGTGTTTCCTGAACAAGGTCCTCACCATATTTCAGTTCAGCAACTTCCCGGCAGGTGTGGGTCAGGATCACCTGATCGAACTTCTCATAGGTGTCCGGATCC
This window of the Roseibium alexandrii DFL-11 genome carries:
- a CDS encoding N-acetylneuraminate synthase family protein, whose amino-acid sequence is MKIIAELGINHRGSSQVAEQLIDVAASAGAWGVKFQYRGQAGFYQAVSEIGDEILSKEIDDSYIPPEDILALAQYIKNKGLAAGISFFKFEDAGNFGDQLNTFDFFKVPSAELMNNDLVSSMASLGKPLILSTGGHTEEDIFRAIDSTRHVPDVCYLHCISNYPVLLGNQQMKFIEALKQKTDAEIGYSSHDQDWEVCLVAAGNGATVFERHLTMDKNGKGIDDSSSSDPAEFIRMCRLLNAYSTVQGSGKREINQGERINMQNLGSSLYASRAIEPGETLSEVNVVVKAPRKGLTWSELQKRQLTNIRRPVAEGVAISELHFTEPKPPLESELVGFCDEKQLSIPIRLHDAAVLQSRFPIKNNELHLSYEEVAKFGASMDDGLAGLDLNRHYSIHIPDYIDSKTLIDPLAADADTQSRSLKVIETCVDLALELERHSGASVPIVGSFSRILPAGKAATYDRLHASLLKAGRDRGAPIYPQWLPRIAWYFGGAEVLDMFCGEDDIDIITSIGMELCLDLSHLILSANYSKADWAVWCARLMPLSRHIHIADAVGIDGEGIEFGEGDLGDPTQYINGPGRKVLEIWQGHLSEGDGFDKAIRQLGEKNG
- a CDS encoding GDP-mannose 4,6-dehydratase codes for the protein MAKVLITGISGQDGAFLARGLLEKGHEVYGAMRRGSTSKTGRLNELGIRDKINYCTLEVTEFANVQNVLNEIRPDQIYNLAAQSFVADSFQFPHYTSDVNYMGVLNILEAMRILKLDTKLYQASTSEMYGDVLEKPQTEKTPFNPLSPYAISKLGAHSLVVNYRQAYDMFATSGILFNHESELRGLEFVTRKITSWLAEIKLQGKDALPLGNLSSVRDWGYAPEYTDMMIKMLEHDQPDDFVISTNTEYTVRDFLFMAAQEVGFDLHSEGEGLEEKCYDRKTGKLIAYVDPRYFRASDVVYLRGDNAKAQEMLGWKPEILAPEIARRMAIYDLKKAALNTPGL